The proteins below come from a single Plantactinospora sp. KBS50 genomic window:
- a CDS encoding DUF1206 domain-containing protein: protein MSATSGTHATAARATNNKPLELLARAGFIGYGIVHLLFAWLALQIAFGGTGQEGDQTGAMQTLAGQPFGKFLLVLIGVGMAAMALWQALEAAVGHRTERGRSRVLERLSSAGRTLVYAWFTWTAFKIVADAQGSGADKQESFSAQLMSHTGGRWLVGLVGLGVLALGVGMVGYGWKRKFQEKLRTERMSARTRTLARRLGAAGYGAKGTVLAVAGALVVTAAVTYDPERARGLDAALRTMADHSWGPYLLALMALGIVAFAAFCVIQARYRKV, encoded by the coding sequence ATGTCCGCCACCTCTGGAACGCACGCCACCGCAGCCCGAGCCACCAACAACAAGCCGCTGGAACTGCTCGCCCGAGCCGGCTTCATCGGATACGGCATCGTGCATCTGCTGTTCGCGTGGCTGGCGCTGCAGATCGCCTTCGGCGGCACCGGCCAGGAGGGCGACCAGACCGGCGCGATGCAGACCCTGGCCGGCCAGCCGTTCGGCAAGTTCCTGCTGGTGCTCATCGGGGTGGGCATGGCCGCCATGGCGCTGTGGCAGGCGCTGGAGGCCGCGGTCGGGCACCGCACGGAACGCGGGCGGTCCCGGGTGCTCGAACGGCTCTCGTCCGCCGGCCGCACCCTGGTCTACGCCTGGTTCACCTGGACGGCCTTCAAGATCGTCGCTGACGCGCAGGGCTCCGGCGCGGACAAGCAGGAGTCGTTCTCCGCGCAGTTGATGTCGCACACCGGCGGGCGCTGGCTGGTCGGCCTGGTCGGCCTGGGCGTGCTGGCCCTCGGCGTGGGGATGGTCGGCTACGGCTGGAAGCGCAAGTTCCAGGAGAAGCTGCGCACCGAGCGGATGAGCGCACGCACCCGGACGCTGGCCCGGCGCCTGGGTGCCGCCGGGTACGGCGCGAAGGGGACCGTGCTGGCCGTCGCCGGTGCGCTGGTGGTGACCGCCGCGGTGACGTACGACCCGGAGCGGGCCCGCGGCCTGGACGCCGCCCTGCGCACCATGGCCGACCACTCGTGGGGGCCCTACCTGCTCGCCCTGATGGCGCTGGGTATCGTGGCGTTCGCCGCCTTCTGCGTCATCCAGGCCCGTTACCGGAAGGTGTGA
- a CDS encoding phage holin family protein — protein MADVVDPGRSRPVTEQSTAELVQRATEQVSTLIRDELALARAELTEKGKHAGIGVGLFGGGGALALYGLGALVAAVIMLLALAIPAWLAALIVAVGLFAMAGVLALVGRKQVRRAVPPVPSAAADSLRADVNAVTTAVKDGRRA, from the coding sequence ATGGCCGACGTCGTCGATCCCGGCCGATCCCGGCCGGTCACCGAGCAGTCGACCGCGGAACTCGTGCAGCGGGCGACCGAGCAGGTGTCAACGTTGATCCGGGACGAGCTGGCGCTGGCCCGCGCCGAGCTGACCGAGAAGGGCAAGCACGCGGGAATCGGCGTCGGGCTGTTCGGCGGGGGCGGGGCGCTTGCCCTGTACGGCCTGGGCGCGCTGGTCGCCGCCGTGATCATGCTGCTGGCGCTGGCCATCCCGGCCTGGCTGGCCGCGCTGATCGTCGCCGTCGGGCTGTTCGCCATGGCCGGCGTGCTGGCGTTGGTGGGCCGGAAGCAGGTCCGGCGGGCCGTGCCTCCCGTACCATCGGCGGCAGCCGATAGCCTGCGGGCGGACGTCAACGCGGTGACGACGGCGGTCAAGGACGGGAGGCGGGCATGA
- a CDS encoding DUF3618 domain-containing protein has translation MTVNNGKQDPEALREEIKRTRSDLGETVQALAAKADVKARLKESAAQTTARVRQQAAQRTDRVREQAGQTAEAVRRDPVPWAAVAAGVVAVLAVVLVVRGRRR, from the coding sequence ATGACCGTCAACAACGGCAAACAGGACCCCGAGGCGCTGCGCGAGGAGATCAAGCGGACCCGGTCGGACCTGGGCGAGACGGTCCAGGCGCTGGCCGCGAAGGCCGACGTCAAGGCGCGGTTGAAGGAGTCGGCGGCGCAGACCACCGCCCGGGTCCGCCAGCAGGCGGCGCAGCGGACCGACCGGGTCCGCGAGCAGGCCGGGCAGACGGCCGAGGCGGTACGGCGGGACCCGGTGCCGTGGGCCGCGGTGGCCGCCGGCGTGGTGGCCGTGCTCGCCGTGGTGCTGGTGGTACGCGGGAGGCGGCGATGA
- a CDS encoding DUF4235 domain-containing protein — protein sequence MSGTVNRLAYKPVGMLLGMAAGLLAGAVFRQVWKLTSGDDDAPGATDEDRGWGEVLAAAALQGAIFAVVRAAVDRGGATGVRRLTGSWPE from the coding sequence ATGAGCGGGACGGTCAACCGGTTGGCCTACAAGCCGGTCGGCATGCTGCTGGGGATGGCCGCCGGCCTGCTGGCCGGTGCGGTGTTCCGGCAGGTCTGGAAGCTCACCTCCGGCGACGACGACGCTCCGGGTGCGACGGACGAGGACCGCGGCTGGGGCGAGGTGCTGGCCGCCGCCGCCCTGCAGGGGGCGATCTTCGCGGTGGTCCGGGCGGCCGTGGACCGGGGCGGCGCCACCGGCGTACGCCGGCTCACCGGCTCCTGGCCCGAGTAG
- a CDS encoding trans-aconitate 2-methyltransferase: MWDPALYQRYSDERSRPFVDLLARVGADDPRGVVDLGCGPGTQTATLAVRWPRARVTGLDSSAEMIDRARGLDGPVEFAVADVRDWRPGPDTDVLVANALLQWVPGHDRLLRAWATGLPAGAWLAVQVPGNFSAPSHRALHEVAGRPRWRERVAALLRADPVADPGGYAALLTDAGCTVDAWETTYLHLLPVTGPDHPVLAWMEGTALRPVRAALGDGPDWRDFRRELAGELATAYPVRSGSVPFPFRRVFFVARAGCGVGGVSPESCENVTP; this comes from the coding sequence GTGTGGGACCCGGCCCTGTACCAGCGCTATTCGGACGAGCGGTCCCGGCCCTTCGTCGACCTGCTCGCCCGGGTCGGTGCCGATGACCCGCGCGGGGTGGTCGACCTCGGCTGCGGGCCGGGCACCCAGACCGCCACCCTGGCCGTGCGCTGGCCGCGCGCCCGGGTCACCGGCCTCGACTCCTCGGCCGAGATGATCGACCGGGCCCGCGGGTTGGACGGCCCGGTGGAGTTTGCGGTGGCCGACGTGCGCGACTGGCGGCCCGGGCCGGACACCGACGTGCTGGTGGCCAACGCGCTGTTGCAGTGGGTGCCCGGACACGACCGGCTGCTGCGGGCCTGGGCGACCGGGCTGCCGGCCGGCGCCTGGCTCGCCGTCCAGGTGCCCGGCAACTTCTCCGCACCCTCGCACCGGGCGCTGCACGAGGTCGCCGGCCGGCCGCGCTGGCGGGAACGGGTGGCGGCGCTGCTGCGCGCCGACCCGGTGGCCGACCCGGGCGGCTACGCCGCCCTGCTGACCGACGCCGGGTGCACGGTGGACGCCTGGGAGACGACGTACCTGCACCTGCTGCCGGTCACCGGCCCGGACCATCCGGTGCTGGCCTGGATGGAGGGTACGGCGTTGCGCCCGGTCCGGGCCGCCCTCGGCGACGGGCCGGACTGGCGGGACTTCCGCCGCGAGCTGGCCGGGGAGCTGGCCACGGCCTATCCGGTGCGGTCCGGGTCGGTGCCGTTCCCGTTCCGGCGCGTCTTCTTCGTGGCCCGCGCCGGATGCGGCGTCGGCGGCGTATCGCCCGAGTCGTGCGAGAATGTGACCCCATGA
- a CDS encoding adenosine deaminase translates to MIDLTTFIAGLPKAELHVHHVGSASPRIVAELAARHEGRSPVPADPAALADYFAFRDFAHFIEVYLSVVDLIRDADDVWLLTYEIGRELARQQVRYAELTITPYSHVRRGIPAPEFCAAIEDARRRIEADFGVLLRWCFDIPGEAGLPAAEETLRIALEERPDGLISFGLGGPEIGVPRPPFKPFFDRARAAGLRSVPHAGETTGPETIWSALRDLGAERIGHGISAAADPRLLEHLAEHAVPLEVCPTSNVRTRAVATMQEHPLAALVAAGVPVSIGSDDPPMFGTTLEAEYAVAARLLGYGPAEVAGLARNAVTHSFMPPADRDRILAEIDAYARAVPV, encoded by the coding sequence ATGATCGACCTGACGACCTTCATCGCCGGACTGCCCAAGGCGGAGCTGCACGTGCACCATGTCGGCTCCGCCTCGCCGCGGATCGTGGCCGAGCTGGCGGCCCGGCACGAGGGGCGCAGCCCGGTGCCGGCCGACCCGGCGGCCCTGGCCGACTACTTCGCCTTCCGCGACTTCGCCCACTTCATCGAGGTGTATCTGAGCGTCGTGGACCTGATCCGGGACGCCGACGACGTCTGGCTGCTCACCTACGAGATCGGTCGGGAGCTGGCCCGCCAGCAGGTCCGGTACGCCGAACTGACCATCACGCCGTACTCGCACGTGCGGCGCGGCATCCCGGCGCCGGAGTTCTGCGCGGCGATCGAGGACGCCCGCCGCCGGATCGAGGCGGACTTCGGCGTGCTGCTGCGCTGGTGCTTCGACATCCCCGGCGAGGCCGGGCTGCCGGCGGCCGAGGAGACGCTGCGGATCGCGCTGGAGGAGCGGCCCGACGGGCTGATCAGTTTCGGACTCGGCGGCCCGGAGATCGGCGTGCCACGGCCACCGTTCAAGCCGTTCTTCGACCGGGCCCGCGCGGCCGGGCTGCGCTCGGTGCCGCACGCGGGGGAGACCACCGGACCCGAGACGATCTGGTCGGCGCTGCGGGATCTCGGCGCCGAGCGGATCGGGCACGGCATCTCCGCGGCGGCCGACCCGCGGCTGCTGGAGCACCTGGCCGAGCACGCCGTCCCGCTGGAGGTGTGCCCGACCTCCAACGTCCGCACCCGCGCGGTGGCCACGATGCAGGAGCACCCGCTGGCCGCGCTGGTGGCCGCGGGCGTACCGGTGTCGATCGGGTCGGACGACCCGCCGATGTTCGGCACCACTCTGGAGGCCGAGTACGCGGTCGCCGCCCGGCTGCTCGGCTACGGCCCCGCCGAGGTCGCCGGGCTGGCCCGCAACGCCGTGACGCACTCGTTCATGCCGCCCGCCGACCGGGACCGGATCCTCGCCGAGATCGACGCGTACGCCCGGGCCGTTCCGGTCTGA
- a CDS encoding HAMP domain-containing sensor histidine kinase — protein MASIIALVFLIPLGLAWQDAVRSEALADAAQRSAAVQGALTVSRDPRDVQRVLDSIGGDPTRRPVVHGLATGGIVRASDQDVERAKAQGGPMLVTVPDGVVRLEPVPLGPETGVLEVFVPTADLERGSTGRWLALVAIALGLVAASVVVVDRIAGRAVTSARELVQAALAVGDGDLGVRVQPSGPRELAEAGWAFNRMADRLVVSRTDERELVADLSHRLRTPLTVLRLDADALDSDDTSVGFFTEAELDRRRTIRRIRQAIVTLEGEIDVLINTTRKSVAAQETGPGMCDASEVVRDRMVFWAALASDQNRTYQVLGAQLRIPVAVPRAELAAALDAVLGNVFRYTPQGTAFEVAVSRRDGYVAIRVDDAGPGIANPDRALRRGASDQGSTGLGLDIAHRVARQANGSVSIARAQLGGASVVMLLADPEATPRQVSRFGLVGRLARERDSGTRRWPRPREKQE, from the coding sequence ATGGCCTCGATCATCGCCCTGGTCTTCCTCATCCCGCTCGGCCTGGCCTGGCAGGACGCGGTCCGTAGCGAGGCGCTGGCCGACGCGGCGCAGCGCAGCGCGGCGGTCCAGGGCGCGCTGACGGTCAGCCGGGACCCCCGGGACGTGCAGCGGGTGCTGGACAGCATCGGCGGCGACCCGACCCGCCGGCCGGTCGTGCACGGCCTGGCGACCGGGGGCATCGTGCGCGCCAGCGACCAGGACGTGGAGCGGGCGAAGGCGCAGGGCGGCCCGATGCTCGTGACGGTCCCGGACGGGGTGGTCCGGCTGGAGCCGGTGCCGCTGGGTCCGGAGACCGGCGTGCTGGAGGTGTTCGTCCCCACCGCCGACCTGGAACGCGGCAGCACCGGTCGCTGGCTCGCGCTGGTCGCCATCGCACTCGGCCTGGTCGCGGCCAGCGTCGTGGTGGTGGACCGGATCGCCGGCCGGGCGGTGACCTCGGCCCGGGAGCTCGTCCAGGCCGCCCTGGCGGTCGGCGACGGCGACCTCGGGGTACGGGTGCAGCCCAGCGGGCCGCGGGAACTGGCCGAGGCGGGCTGGGCCTTCAACCGGATGGCCGACCGGTTGGTGGTGTCCCGCACCGACGAGCGGGAGCTGGTCGCCGACCTGTCGCACCGGCTGCGCACCCCGCTCACCGTGCTGCGGCTGGACGCGGACGCGCTGGACTCCGACGACACCAGCGTCGGCTTCTTCACCGAGGCCGAATTGGACCGGCGCCGGACCATCCGGCGGATCCGGCAGGCGATCGTGACCCTGGAGGGCGAGATCGACGTCCTGATCAACACCACCCGCAAGAGCGTCGCGGCACAGGAGACCGGCCCCGGCATGTGCGACGCCAGCGAGGTGGTCCGGGACCGGATGGTGTTCTGGGCGGCGCTGGCCAGCGATCAGAACCGGACGTACCAGGTGCTCGGCGCCCAGTTGCGGATCCCGGTGGCGGTGCCCCGGGCCGAGCTGGCCGCGGCGCTGGACGCGGTGCTGGGCAACGTCTTCCGGTACACCCCGCAGGGCACCGCGTTCGAGGTCGCGGTGTCGCGCCGGGACGGGTACGTGGCGATCCGGGTCGACGACGCCGGACCGGGCATCGCCAACCCGGACCGCGCGCTGCGGCGCGGCGCCAGCGACCAGGGCTCGACCGGGCTGGGTCTGGACATCGCGCACCGGGTGGCGCGGCAGGCCAACGGGTCGGTGAGCATCGCGCGGGCCCAACTCGGCGGCGCGAGCGTGGTCATGCTGCTGGCCGATCCCGAGGCCACGCCCCGGCAGGTAAGCCGGTTCGGACTTGTCGGCCGGCTGGCCCGGGAACGGGATTCGGGCACCCGGCGCTGGCCACGGCCCCGCGAGAAGCAGGAGTGA
- a CDS encoding ABC transporter permease, producing the protein MIGYLRLELRRTLRAPGFLIFTIIMPLVMYLIFTNLGRVTGEDHADDAALYAMISIGGFGAIGALLNYGASIVTDRSSGWLRHLRLTPLSPLRVVLGKALTGMLLALPPVIALCVAAAGINGVRLSAGQWLAIVPMLWLGSAPFVLLGLGIGYLCTAQTVQPANFLAYFGFSLLGGLWLPLRTFPDWLRTIGALTPTHGYADLPLRVVDFNDRPATSDALVLGGWFVVFAAFAVFAYRRSASRRDA; encoded by the coding sequence ATGATCGGCTACCTGCGGCTGGAGCTGCGACGCACGCTCCGGGCACCGGGCTTCCTGATCTTCACGATCATCATGCCGCTGGTGATGTACCTGATCTTCACGAACCTCGGCAGGGTGACCGGCGAGGACCACGCCGACGACGCCGCGCTCTACGCGATGATCAGCATCGGCGGCTTCGGCGCCATCGGCGCCCTGCTCAACTACGGCGCGAGCATCGTGACCGACCGGTCCAGCGGGTGGCTGCGGCACCTGCGGCTGACCCCGCTGTCCCCGCTGCGGGTGGTGCTCGGCAAGGCGCTCACCGGGATGCTGCTGGCGCTGCCGCCGGTGATCGCGCTCTGCGTCGCCGCCGCCGGGATCAACGGGGTGCGGCTCTCGGCCGGGCAGTGGCTGGCCATCGTGCCGATGCTGTGGCTCGGCTCCGCCCCGTTCGTGCTGCTCGGGCTGGGCATCGGCTACCTGTGCACCGCGCAGACGGTGCAGCCGGCCAACTTCCTGGCGTACTTCGGCTTCTCCCTGCTGGGCGGCCTGTGGCTGCCGCTGCGCACGTTCCCGGACTGGCTGCGCACGATCGGTGCGCTGACGCCCACCCACGGGTACGCCGACCTGCCGCTGCGGGTGGTCGACTTCAACGACAGGCCGGCCACCTCCGACGCGCTGGTGCTCGGCGGGTGGTTCGTGGTGTTCGCCGCGTTCGCGGTCTTCGCCTACCGCCGTTCGGCGTCCCGCCGGGACGCCTGA
- a CDS encoding ABC transporter ATP-binding protein produces MTATTTAAPPALALAGVGYRYGAAKAVDGLDLSVAAGEVLALLGPNGAGKSTTINLLLGLLPPETGTVQIFGQRPAQAVAAGRIGAMLQENQLLPRIRVAELLDFAHGLYPDPMPVDEVLDLAHLTGLAGRMTEALSGGQQQRVRFAMAVIGRPDLLVLDEPTAALDVEARRDLWVAMRRYVARGRTLLFSTHYLAEADENADRIVVIAQGRKIVDGSPEEIKRTVPGRRLSIRWPQGGDGGPGADTAPPVAAGLDIGSGAAAGADAAPDAAAGPLTGLPGVVSVDLVADRAVLASTDSDATVLALAQRGLVRDLEVVGANLEDAFLAITGDARVRSLP; encoded by the coding sequence GTGACGGCCACCACGACCGCGGCGCCGCCGGCCCTGGCGCTGGCCGGCGTCGGCTACCGGTACGGCGCGGCGAAGGCCGTCGACGGGCTGGACCTGTCGGTGGCCGCCGGCGAGGTGCTGGCCCTGCTCGGGCCGAACGGCGCGGGCAAGTCCACCACCATCAACCTGCTGCTCGGGCTGCTGCCGCCGGAGACCGGCACGGTGCAGATCTTCGGTCAGCGCCCGGCGCAGGCGGTCGCGGCCGGCCGGATCGGCGCGATGCTCCAGGAGAACCAGCTGCTGCCCCGGATCCGGGTCGCCGAACTGCTGGACTTCGCCCACGGCCTCTATCCGGACCCGATGCCGGTGGACGAGGTGCTGGACCTGGCCCACCTGACCGGCCTGGCCGGGCGGATGACGGAGGCGCTCTCCGGCGGCCAGCAGCAGCGCGTCCGGTTCGCCATGGCGGTGATCGGCCGGCCCGACCTGCTGGTGCTGGACGAGCCCACCGCGGCGCTGGACGTGGAGGCCCGGCGCGACCTCTGGGTGGCCATGCGCCGGTACGTGGCCCGGGGCCGGACCCTGCTGTTCTCCACGCACTATCTGGCGGAGGCGGACGAGAACGCCGACCGGATCGTCGTCATCGCGCAGGGCCGGAAGATCGTCGACGGCTCCCCCGAGGAGATCAAGCGCACGGTGCCGGGCCGGCGGCTCTCGATCCGCTGGCCGCAGGGCGGCGACGGCGGACCCGGTGCGGACACCGCACCGCCCGTCGCGGCGGGCCTCGACATCGGATCCGGCGCCGCGGCGGGCGCCGACGCCGCACCGGACGCCGCGGCGGGTCCGCTGACGGGATTGCCCGGGGTGGTCTCGGTCGACCTGGTGGCCGACCGGGCGGTGCTGGCCTCGACCGACTCGGACGCGACCGTGCTGGCCCTGGCGCAGCGGGGTCTGGTGCGCGACCTGGAGGTGGTCGGCGCCAACCTGGAGGACGCCTTCCTGGCGATCACCGGCGACGCGAGGGTGAGGAGCCTGCCATGA
- a CDS encoding AfsR/SARP family transcriptional regulator: MLNFKVLGPLQVVNSQGVFCTPTAPKVRQVLALLLLRENQVVPVDSLIEELWGEEPPQSAVTTAQTYIYQLRRAFGRSAVTPGRTEWLITTPPGYLMYATAEQVDANSFHDLSWQGRQLLDGGRTEEAAAVLRRALDLWSGPCLANVLTGRHLQAHAVHLEEERLRTLELRILADASLGRHHELIGELRGLVAAHPLNEWFHGQLIAALSRCGRRSEALHAYQSLRRVLHDQLGLDPQPELQRLQREVLTSGAPEAPVFGLHLRPSLATAS; encoded by the coding sequence ATGCTCAATTTCAAGGTCCTCGGTCCGCTCCAGGTGGTCAATTCTCAGGGCGTTTTCTGCACGCCCACCGCGCCGAAGGTGCGCCAGGTGCTCGCCCTGCTCCTGCTCCGGGAGAACCAGGTCGTACCGGTCGACTCGCTCATCGAGGAGCTGTGGGGCGAGGAACCGCCGCAGAGCGCGGTGACCACCGCCCAGACATACATCTACCAGCTCCGCCGCGCGTTCGGCCGCTCCGCGGTGACACCCGGACGCACCGAGTGGCTGATCACCACACCTCCCGGCTACCTGATGTACGCCACCGCCGAGCAGGTCGACGCCAACTCCTTCCACGACCTGTCCTGGCAGGGCCGCCAGCTGCTCGACGGCGGGCGCACCGAGGAGGCCGCCGCGGTGCTGCGCCGGGCCCTCGACCTGTGGTCCGGACCGTGCCTGGCCAACGTGCTCACCGGCCGGCACCTGCAGGCGCACGCCGTGCACCTGGAGGAGGAGCGGCTGCGCACCCTGGAGCTGCGGATCCTGGCCGACGCGTCGCTCGGCCGGCACCACGAACTCATCGGGGAACTGCGCGGCCTGGTCGCCGCGCACCCGCTGAACGAGTGGTTCCACGGCCAGCTGATCGCGGCGTTGAGCCGGTGCGGACGGCGCAGCGAGGCGCTGCACGCGTACCAGAGCCTGCGCCGGGTGCTGCACGACCAGCTCGGCCTCGACCCGCAGCCGGAGTTGCAGCGGCTCCAGCGGGAGGTGCTGACCTCGGGCGCCCCCGAGGCCCCGGTGTTCGGCCTGCACCTGCGGCCGTCCCTGGCCACGGCGTCGTGA
- a CDS encoding UbiA family prenyltransferase — translation MACVVEARPCVQVIFLLRFVAGFVLTRPAGAAIPLGRLLIAGISWELAVVSAYLFDGVMDVVEDRLNGSTRPIAAGALSRGFAAVVSGAAALASLAGAFVLGGAYPIFVGISLVLGYAYCAPPARLKRSSRAAGATVIICGLLTFLAGASVYGPVRINVDLTIFAVVMSLWMGLVGALAKDFSDTAGDAAAGCRTTALVRGDARARRLVARNALAVGIGFPVAAVVFAPGLTWPALAMSAGAVVVAWFTRSNLSLGSRKRRRLPYRAFMATQYAVNCALLLTGLILPS, via the coding sequence GTGGCGTGCGTTGTGGAAGCCCGACCCTGCGTCCAGGTTATTTTCCTACTCCGTTTTGTCGCTGGTTTCGTTCTGACCCGTCCGGCCGGTGCGGCGATCCCGCTGGGCCGACTGTTGATCGCCGGGATCAGCTGGGAACTCGCGGTGGTGTCCGCGTATCTCTTCGACGGCGTCATGGACGTGGTGGAGGATCGGCTCAACGGATCCACCCGGCCGATCGCCGCCGGTGCCCTGTCCCGCGGCTTCGCGGCGGTGGTCTCCGGTGCCGCGGCACTTGCCTCGCTCGCCGGCGCCTTCGTGCTCGGCGGGGCGTACCCGATCTTCGTGGGCATCTCGCTGGTGCTGGGGTACGCCTACTGCGCGCCGCCGGCACGGCTCAAGCGGTCCTCCCGGGCGGCCGGGGCGACGGTGATCATCTGCGGTCTGCTGACCTTTCTCGCCGGCGCCAGCGTCTATGGACCAGTACGAATAAACGTGGACCTGACCATATTCGCCGTAGTCATGTCGCTATGGATGGGCCTGGTCGGTGCGCTGGCGAAGGACTTTTCCGACACCGCCGGAGACGCCGCGGCCGGCTGCCGGACGACCGCCTTGGTCAGGGGCGACGCCCGGGCCCGCCGGCTGGTGGCCCGCAACGCGCTGGCGGTGGGCATCGGGTTTCCGGTGGCCGCCGTGGTATTCGCGCCCGGGCTGACCTGGCCGGCGCTCGCGATGTCGGCGGGTGCGGTTGTAGTCGCCTGGTTTACGCGCAGTAATCTCTCGCTCGGGAGTCGCAAGCGCCGCCGCTTGCCCTACCGTGCATTTATGGCAACCCAATATGCGGTTAATTGCGCGCTGCTGCTGACGGGCTTGATCTTGCCCTCCTGA
- a CDS encoding response regulator transcription factor family protein has protein sequence MASFERRLAEQDSPLFRSEVSRQQVVAHAQQLLDDLLDELAGRHEEAVRRTLASDIGATRAAQGFRPGESLRAAGILFDVLLRSVDENIQDAAVRSERTLLIALTMNAVLVRALGQAADAYGGFLLNRVHGAHLEERRRISREVHDRIGSGVTVAHRNLELFNIYWETQPVHAVARVGVAYEALRETLDAVREVISSLRVSEPLDSLEKEFQRFLDSVQRPELAVHIEVNGDEHWAPPEVRNEAFLILREAIRNVLAYAEASHLLVRVDVTPDELRGTVRDDGVGFDPRNVSASRAGIASMRERAALLGGAVSVESAPGGAPSSNFWCAYGRREVDEGPTRLVLVDDHMLVREGIRWILEVEPDLEVVGEAGDSATAVATVTALQPHVVLLDVEIVGDDVVTTVQRMREAAPETEIIILSMYDGPHLLQRLLDLGIRGYLLKSARREELISAIRTARRRDDRIILGVSRQSLARVRATAADVDLSARELDVLKLAAQALTNAQIASRLQVTEATVKRHLSNIFGKLGAVSRIDAVNKAVRSDLISAPRSGPHGGSG, from the coding sequence ATGGCCTCGTTCGAGCGTCGCCTCGCCGAGCAGGACAGTCCGTTGTTCCGCAGCGAGGTATCCCGGCAGCAGGTCGTCGCGCACGCCCAGCAGCTTCTGGACGACCTGCTGGACGAGCTGGCCGGGCGGCACGAGGAGGCGGTGCGGCGCACGCTCGCCTCCGACATCGGGGCCACCCGCGCCGCGCAGGGCTTCCGCCCGGGCGAGTCCTTGCGGGCCGCTGGCATCCTGTTTGACGTGCTGCTGCGCTCCGTCGACGAGAACATCCAGGACGCCGCCGTGCGGTCCGAGCGGACCCTGCTGATCGCCCTGACCATGAACGCCGTGCTGGTCCGCGCGCTCGGTCAGGCCGCCGACGCGTACGGGGGCTTCCTGCTGAACCGGGTGCACGGCGCGCACCTGGAGGAGCGGCGCCGGATCAGCCGGGAGGTGCACGACCGGATCGGTTCCGGCGTCACGGTCGCGCACCGCAATTTGGAACTGTTCAATATTTATTGGGAAACCCAACCCGTGCATGCGGTTGCCCGAGTGGGTGTGGCGTACGAGGCGTTACGCGAAACCCTTGATGCGGTACGCGAAGTTATTTCAAGTCTGCGGGTAAGTGAGCCACTGGACAGCCTGGAGAAGGAGTTCCAGCGCTTCCTGGACTCGGTGCAACGCCCGGAGCTTGCGGTGCACATCGAGGTGAACGGCGACGAGCACTGGGCGCCGCCCGAGGTGCGCAACGAGGCGTTCCTCATCCTGCGCGAGGCCATCCGCAACGTCCTGGCGTACGCCGAGGCCAGTCACCTGCTGGTGCGGGTGGATGTCACCCCGGACGAACTGCGCGGGACCGTCCGGGACGACGGCGTCGGCTTCGACCCCCGGAACGTGTCGGCCAGCCGGGCCGGTATCGCCTCGATGCGGGAACGAGCGGCGCTGCTGGGCGGCGCCGTCAGCGTCGAGAGCGCCCCGGGCGGGGCACCCTCGTCGAACTTCTGGTGTGCCTACGGGAGGCGTGAGGTGGACGAGGGGCCGACCCGACTGGTCCTGGTGGACGACCACATGCTGGTCAGGGAGGGCATCCGGTGGATCCTTGAGGTCGAACCGGACCTTGAGGTGGTCGGCGAGGCGGGGGACAGCGCGACCGCGGTGGCCACGGTGACCGCGTTGCAGCCGCACGTCGTGCTGCTCGATGTCGAGATCGTCGGGGACGACGTGGTGACCACGGTGCAGCGGATGCGCGAGGCCGCCCCCGAGACCGAGATCATCATCCTGAGCATGTACGACGGCCCGCACCTGCTGCAACGCCTGCTCGACCTCGGCATCCGCGGCTACCTGCTGAAGAGCGCCCGCCGCGAGGAGCTGATCTCGGCCATCCGGACCGCCCGGCGACGGGACGACCGGATCATCCTCGGCGTCTCGCGGCAGAGCCTGGCCCGGGTCCGCGCCACGGCGGCCGACGTCGACCTGTCGGCCCGGGAACTCGACGTGCTGAAGCTGGCCGCCCAGGCCCTGACCAACGCGCAGATCGCCTCCCGGCTCCAGGTCACCGAGGCCACCGTGAAGCGGCACCTGAGCAACATCTTCGGCAAGCTCGGCGCCGTGTCCCGGATCGACGCGGTGAACAAGGCGGTCCGCTCCGACCTGATCAGCGCGCCCCGGTCCGGCCCGCACGGCGGGTCCGGATAG